In one window of Shewanella goraebulensis DNA:
- a CDS encoding methyl-accepting chemotaxis protein, translating into MNWFSNMSIFKKIGLIFVLSVIIFAVNLTISIVSINKNNDTMTFMQDKVSQRVELANQNVIYVQRLDELYTQAVSFADEDLIENANKTFESLKKNLNSLSGIDSEQSANLSTLNRELSEYNDITYDLAKGMIDNSLDMSKIGEIITSKTQVYDKLMIGVQRYQTDKVAEFNNTIQESVSRAESSLVLTLSIGLVLLLLMAIATISIAKSLSGSAGHLANSLGELADGKGDLRHQLDVTGRDELGQVSTNFNRFLRLLADAIQQVVSVTAPLLQSAESLKERMGIATQATEKQSLDAKAVQHSMEEMGLSVNEISQSAQQAAEAADSAEQEATNGLAVVASTINISQELNAEIEVASESINELAKDTESVNSILNVITSIAEQTNLLALNAAIEAARAGEQGRGFAVVADEVRALASKTADATKEIREVLSRLKVAAESSVSTMDVAIGKASDNEKHARETGDVLKSIQEQIVNINTMNTHIAAATEQQSAVAAQVSNNVVEMNASFVQTLDILAEVQDVSDGLLDFSDELQNATSQFKL; encoded by the coding sequence ATGAATTGGTTCAGCAATATGTCTATTTTTAAGAAGATCGGACTGATATTCGTATTATCAGTGATCATTTTTGCGGTTAACTTAACCATCAGTATCGTATCAATTAATAAAAACAACGATACGATGACCTTCATGCAGGACAAGGTTTCTCAACGTGTTGAGCTAGCAAACCAAAATGTGATTTATGTACAGCGTCTTGATGAACTTTATACGCAAGCGGTATCGTTTGCTGATGAAGACCTAATCGAAAATGCCAATAAAACATTTGAGTCATTAAAGAAAAACCTTAATAGCTTATCGGGGATTGACAGCGAGCAGTCAGCCAATCTATCGACGCTTAATCGCGAACTAAGCGAATACAACGATATTACCTACGATCTTGCCAAAGGTATGATTGATAACAGTCTTGATATGAGCAAGATTGGCGAGATTATCACGAGTAAAACTCAAGTTTACGACAAGTTAATGATCGGCGTTCAACGCTACCAAACCGACAAAGTCGCCGAATTTAATAATACCATTCAAGAGTCTGTAAGCCGCGCTGAAAGCAGTTTAGTGCTGACATTATCGATTGGATTAGTGCTGTTATTACTCATGGCAATTGCGACCATTTCTATTGCTAAATCATTAAGTGGCTCTGCAGGCCACCTTGCTAATTCCTTGGGCGAGCTGGCTGATGGTAAAGGTGATTTACGTCATCAGCTCGATGTCACAGGTCGTGATGAGCTGGGCCAAGTATCAACTAACTTTAATCGTTTTTTACGTCTTCTTGCTGATGCTATTCAGCAAGTGGTGAGTGTGACGGCGCCGTTATTACAAAGTGCAGAATCATTAAAAGAACGCATGGGTATTGCCACACAAGCGACTGAAAAACAAAGCTTGGACGCTAAAGCTGTGCAGCATTCAATGGAAGAAATGGGTTTATCAGTTAATGAAATTTCCCAAAGTGCCCAACAAGCTGCAGAAGCAGCCGACAGCGCGGAGCAAGAAGCTACCAACGGTTTAGCTGTGGTTGCAAGCACAATTAATATTTCTCAAGAATTGAATGCTGAAATTGAAGTAGCGTCTGAATCGATCAATGAACTTGCTAAAGATACTGAAAGTGTTAATTCTATTTTGAATGTCATCACCTCCATTGCTGAGCAAACTAACTTACTTGCATTAAATGCCGCAATTGAAGCTGCACGGGCAGGAGAACAAGGTCGAGGTTTTGCGGTTGTTGCTGACGAAGTGAGAGCACTTGCATCAAAAACAGCTGACGCGACAAAAGAAATTAGAGAAGTGTTATCGCGCTTAAAAGTGGCGGCTGAGTCTTCGGTTAGCACCATGGATGTGGCAATTGGTAAAGCGTCAGATAACGAAAAACATGCCCGCGAAACAGGGGATGTACTTAAGTCTATTCAAGAGCAAATCGTTAATATTAATACCATGAACACCCACATTGCTGCGGCGACTGAGCAGCAATCCGCAGTTGCTGCACAGGTGAGTAATAACGTAGTAGAAATGAATGCTTCATTTGTACAAACCTTAGATATTTTGGCAGAAGTGCAAGATGTATCTGATGGGTTACTCGATTTTTCTGATGAACTGCAAAATGCCACTTCGCAATTCAAGCTATAA